A portion of the Sphingobacterium spiritivorum genome contains these proteins:
- a CDS encoding efflux RND transporter periplasmic adaptor subunit yields the protein MKINIIYPTLLCAIALSLSGCGGSPAPSKEAGEHAEGESEHENESTTSLTEAQFKQIGLTYTTITQQVLSDGLVLNGQLTVPNDKKAFVTSVFGGVLQQLFVQQGDIVSKGQRIGVINNPDLIKTQEQLQLTNNQIKLAEVELLRQKELVEGNAAPLKRLQQVEMELANLRAQRNSLYKQLTAGGGSTQMSSQVSIIAPMSGTISTIAAQIGSNINASSPILEIVNNESLHVDVYVYEKDLPKVRKGQLIRFSAVNNPEVSYEARIDQIGQAFEAQTNAVAVHAQVLGDKTGLINGMQVQANLIVSDNKVNAVPNEAIVSSQGQDYIFILTDAHREEEHHESGHEGEEHAHSHDEKSGSEKAALVYERIPVIKGVSAHGYTAITPTKEIGSNDKVVHKGAFFLLAKMTNSGEHSH from the coding sequence ATGAAGATCAACATAATTTATCCAACCTTATTATGTGCAATAGCCCTCTCATTATCCGGGTGTGGCGGAAGTCCGGCGCCTTCAAAAGAAGCTGGTGAGCATGCAGAAGGTGAATCCGAACATGAAAATGAATCCACAACTTCACTTACAGAAGCTCAGTTCAAACAAATTGGACTGACCTATACCACTATAACGCAGCAGGTATTAAGTGACGGACTCGTTCTAAACGGCCAACTTACTGTTCCTAATGACAAGAAAGCCTTTGTAACGTCTGTTTTTGGAGGAGTACTACAACAGTTGTTTGTACAGCAAGGGGATATCGTCAGTAAAGGGCAGCGCATTGGAGTAATCAATAATCCTGATCTGATCAAGACACAGGAACAACTGCAACTGACAAATAATCAGATCAAATTAGCGGAAGTAGAGCTTTTACGTCAAAAAGAACTTGTAGAAGGGAACGCTGCTCCGTTAAAGCGCCTGCAGCAAGTAGAAATGGAACTGGCTAATTTAAGAGCACAACGGAACAGTCTGTACAAACAGCTGACTGCCGGGGGCGGATCTACTCAGATGTCTTCTCAGGTATCCATTATTGCACCGATGTCAGGTACCATATCGACAATAGCAGCACAGATTGGTTCAAATATCAATGCATCCAGTCCCATTCTGGAAATTGTCAATAATGAATCGTTACACGTGGATGTATATGTATATGAAAAAGATCTTCCGAAAGTCAGAAAGGGACAACTAATCCGATTTTCTGCAGTTAATAATCCGGAAGTATCTTATGAAGCACGCATTGATCAGATAGGGCAGGCTTTTGAGGCACAGACGAATGCAGTTGCTGTGCATGCTCAGGTACTAGGGGATAAAACAGGGCTGATCAATGGTATGCAGGTTCAGGCAAATCTGATTGTATCGGATAATAAAGTGAATGCTGTCCCTAATGAGGCTATTGTATCCTCTCAGGGACAGGATTATATATTCATTCTGACAGATGCACACCGCGAGGAAGAGCATCACGAAAGTGGTCATGAAGGAGAAGAGCACGCACATTCTCATGATGAAAAATCAGGTTCTGAGAAAGCAGCATTAGTATATGAAAGGATACCTGTTATAAAAGGTGTCTCGGCACACGGATATACCGCTATTACTCCTACAAAAGAGATCGGCAGTAATGATAAAGTGGTTCACAAAGGGGCATTTTTCTTATTGGCCAAAATGACAAATTCAGGTGAGCATTCACACTAA
- a CDS encoding YiiX family permuted papain-like enzyme, with product MKKILPGLYTLLLLTVLLSCIGKSSENHSLSQLRNKVQNTVQTDIREADLIFQSSLSEQSKAIQLATNSPYSHCGIIFKEGEDYVVLEAVQPVQKTPLLEWIARGENNQYVIRRLKNADQILTTAVLNRMKKEGEKLEGRDYDVRFEWTDDKIYCSELIYKIYERAAGIKLGKLQKLKDFDFTNAAVRAELKERYGRHIPLNETVISPAAVFDSELLETITQE from the coding sequence ATGAAAAAAATATTACCGGGACTTTATACGCTATTGCTTCTTACTGTACTACTGTCCTGTATTGGTAAAAGCAGTGAAAACCATTCGCTTTCACAACTCCGGAATAAGGTTCAGAACACGGTTCAAACTGATATCAGAGAAGCAGATCTGATTTTTCAGTCTTCTCTTTCCGAACAAAGTAAAGCTATTCAACTGGCTACAAACTCTCCTTACTCCCATTGTGGAATTATCTTTAAGGAGGGCGAAGATTATGTTGTACTGGAAGCTGTTCAACCTGTACAGAAAACACCTCTTTTGGAGTGGATCGCAAGAGGAGAAAATAATCAGTACGTGATCAGGCGTCTTAAAAATGCGGATCAGATATTAACGACAGCTGTACTGAACCGTATGAAAAAAGAAGGTGAAAAGCTGGAAGGAAGAGATTATGATGTCCGGTTTGAATGGACTGATGACAAAATCTATTGTTCTGAACTGATCTATAAAATATATGAGCGTGCTGCCGGAATAAAATTGGGGAAGTTACAGAAACTGAAAGATTTTGATTTTACGAATGCTGCTGTCAGAGCTGAATTAAAGGAACGCTACGGGCGTCATATCCCGTTGAATGAAACGGTAATTTCACCTGCTGCAGTCTTCGATAGTGAATTGCTCGAAACGATTACACAAGAGTAA
- a CDS encoding GNAT family N-acetyltransferase: MPDIRTLDKDEIFRIKEIDRSEEIADLYIYRNGSLLLIPHRETVSGFDPAELSEITERQLKLISAGGVVYGAFDQEKLIGVASVEYKPRGVKQNYRKMDILYVSHAYQGKGTGRQLLNACKKSASNFGADKLYISAIPTRNTIDFYLKNGAILTTELDKELFTAEPQDIHLEMDLSI; this comes from the coding sequence ATGCCAGACATTCGGACACTGGATAAAGATGAAATATTTCGTATAAAAGAGATAGATCGATCTGAAGAAATTGCAGATCTCTATATATACAGAAATGGCTCTTTGTTATTAATTCCTCACAGAGAAACTGTTAGCGGCTTTGATCCGGCAGAACTCAGCGAAATAACAGAACGTCAGCTGAAGTTGATATCTGCTGGTGGTGTAGTATATGGAGCTTTTGATCAGGAAAAACTGATAGGAGTGGCTTCTGTAGAATACAAGCCCAGAGGAGTGAAGCAAAACTACCGTAAGATGGATATTCTGTATGTAAGTCATGCTTATCAGGGAAAGGGGACAGGCAGGCAGCTTTTGAATGCCTGCAAAAAATCTGCTTCAAACTTTGGGGCAGACAAACTTTATATATCAGCTATCCCGACACGCAACACTATAGATTTTTACCTGAAAAACGGTGCCATACTGACTACTGAACTGGATAAAGAATTATTTACC
- the nfi gene encoding deoxyribonuclease V (cleaves DNA at apurinic or apyrimidinic sites), whose protein sequence is MDYNKLTIQEATEIQEDLRQKLRFDRPDTQAIYTIGGADISFNKNSEILYAAIVILNYPDMTLHSYALATGHSSFPYIPGYLAFREVPALLNAWSLLPSRPDVLVLDGQGILHPRQMGIASHFGVLTGQATIGCAKNSLYGAHADLARFKGASTPIVDGATHIGHLLRTKEAVKPVFISPGYGLSVNKSLEVIQQCTGRYRIPEPTRLAHNIVNDFRTGKLKPGYHKVQQPLSLF, encoded by the coding sequence ATGGACTATAATAAACTTACAATACAGGAAGCCACAGAAATACAGGAGGATTTACGTCAGAAGCTTCGCTTTGACCGTCCGGATACTCAGGCTATATATACCATAGGCGGAGCTGATATTTCTTTTAACAAGAACAGCGAAATTTTGTATGCCGCTATAGTGATTCTGAATTATCCGGATATGACTTTGCACTCATATGCATTAGCTACTGGCCACTCTTCGTTTCCCTATATTCCCGGTTATCTGGCTTTTCGTGAAGTACCTGCCTTATTGAATGCCTGGTCTTTACTTCCTTCCAGACCAGATGTGCTGGTGCTGGATGGGCAAGGTATTCTGCATCCCAGACAAATGGGAATTGCTTCTCACTTTGGAGTACTTACCGGACAGGCAACCATTGGATGCGCCAAAAACTCTTTGTATGGGGCCCATGCTGATCTGGCGCGTTTCAAAGGGGCATCTACACCAATAGTAGATGGAGCAACGCATATCGGTCATTTATTGCGGACAAAAGAAGCGGTAAAACCTGTTTTTATCTCTCCGGGATACGGGCTGTCTGTGAACAAAAGTCTGGAAGTAATACAGCAGTGTACGGGGCGATATCGTATTCCTGAGCCCACCCGGTTGGCCCATAATATAGTTAACGATTTTCGCACAGGGAAGCTAAAACCGGGATATCATAAGGTACAGCAGCCTTTGAGTTTGTTTTAG
- a CDS encoding bleomycin resistance protein, with amino-acid sequence MLTAIHPKLPMRDKVITQAFYTKELAFEIIGDYGDYLMIRKENIEIHFFLFRELDPLENYGQVYIRTDNIEECYQSLLDNNVSIHPNGPLEIKPWGQQEFSILDPDNNLLTFGQAVV; translated from the coding sequence ATGCTTACTGCTATTCATCCAAAATTGCCTATGCGTGATAAGGTTATCACACAAGCGTTTTACACAAAAGAGTTGGCTTTCGAAATAATCGGAGATTACGGAGATTATTTAATGATCCGAAAAGAGAACATCGAGATTCATTTCTTCCTGTTTCGGGAACTCGATCCTTTAGAAAATTATGGTCAAGTTTATATCCGGACAGACAATATAGAGGAATGTTACCAGTCTCTTCTGGACAACAACGTAAGTATACATCCGAATGGTCCGCTGGAGATCAAGCCATGGGGACAACAGGAATTTTCTATACTTGACCCGGATAATAATCTACTCACATTCGGTCAGGCTGTAGTGTAA
- a CDS encoding SDR family oxidoreductase, whose product MTKHTYLIYGISKGLGKALARHLPDPDDQVYGVSRSQPDYLHDANHKMEWISADLAKPAESAASIRNAIGDSRIDYLIYNVGIWEHNAFSDGYDFKDNREEEILTMINTNISSCLLAVRSFTENLKKSENAKIILIGSTWGLENHNGKEVTFSATKFALRGIIHALRENLREYSIGVSVLNLGYLATEFDYEDDLDTIIEQTDAELIPLQDVIAAVRFILSTSKATCVKEITMPAMKDMNV is encoded by the coding sequence ATGACTAAACATACATATTTAATTTATGGCATTAGTAAAGGCTTAGGTAAAGCTTTAGCCCGGCATCTTCCAGATCCTGATGATCAGGTGTATGGGGTCTCAAGAAGTCAGCCCGATTATCTGCATGATGCGAATCATAAGATGGAATGGATCAGTGCTGATTTGGCAAAACCTGCAGAGTCAGCAGCGAGTATCCGCAATGCCATAGGCGACAGCCGGATTGATTATCTGATTTATAACGTGGGTATATGGGAACATAATGCTTTTTCAGACGGCTATGATTTTAAGGATAACAGGGAGGAAGAGATTCTGACGATGATCAATACCAATATTTCATCCTGCCTTCTGGCGGTACGGAGTTTTACGGAGAACTTAAAGAAATCTGAAAACGCAAAGATTATATTGATTGGCTCTACCTGGGGATTAGAGAATCATAATGGAAAAGAAGTAACTTTCTCGGCTACTAAATTTGCCTTGCGGGGAATTATACATGCATTAAGAGAAAATCTTCGTGAATACAGCATTGGCGTGTCCGTTCTGAATCTGGGCTATCTGGCTACTGAATTTGACTATGAAGATGACCTGGATACGATTATAGAGCAAACTGATGCTGAACTGATTCCTTTACAGGACGTAATAGCGGCTGTGCGATTTATTCTATCAACCTCAAAGGCCACCTGTGTCAAAGAGATTACCATGCCCGCCATGAAAGATATGAATGTGTGA
- a CDS encoding DUF695 domain-containing protein, protein MEWNQIKTDTQKIYPANSITLFLMDTDSGKPATCWVDKAYADYPYKQECMFNCFISVNLLNDEFNLRNEDLDYKDIEDYFTKQLREVCVCHIIARITTDDGISIEMYVDDVESAIGKLNELEADANRLVNFDCEISDDENWDNVDNLLNDVE, encoded by the coding sequence ATGGAATGGAATCAAATTAAAACGGATACACAAAAGATATATCCGGCAAATAGTATTACACTCTTTTTAATGGATACCGACTCTGGAAAACCGGCGACCTGCTGGGTGGATAAAGCTTATGCAGACTATCCGTATAAACAAGAGTGTATGTTTAACTGCTTTATATCAGTCAATCTGCTGAATGATGAGTTTAATCTGCGAAATGAAGATCTGGATTATAAAGATATAGAAGATTATTTCACCAAACAGCTCCGGGAAGTATGTGTATGTCATATCATAGCCCGTATCACAACAGATGATGGAATTTCAATCGAAATGTATGTAGATGATGTGGAAAGTGCAATTGGGAAGCTGAATGAACTGGAAGCAGACGCAAACAGACTGGTCAACTTCGATTGTGAAATAAGCGATGATGAGAACTGGGATAATGTGGATAATCTTTTGAACGACGTGGAATAA
- a CDS encoding DUF763 domain-containing protein, translated as MKRSGTADLPLHYGHVPLWLAERMGKLGLAIVEEIISHKGKHEFLSRLSNPFWFQSLGAVMGMDWHSSGITTSVMGALKRSINPHAKEFGIYVCGGKGKLSRQTPLELARFAEFNGLDAADMVRCSKLAAKVDNTAIQDGFQLYQHNFVVSNEGQWTVIQQGMSDASSTARRYHWHSAAIQSFTEEPHTFIYGQNCGEILNLTDKAARPIKEAMLSVLAENPEHILKEATHLVMPDHHDVRAENVDLKRLGSVLWLAQDNNIQHFEELLLLKGMGPRTLQSLALVSEVIHGSPSRFRDPARFSFAHGGKDGHPFPVPLTVYDDTIQTLQNAIQRSRLGNSDKSQAIKSLSQIASRMEEGFTPNDNFDKVIEKERAESWKYGGRTVFGKAKPPLPAQLNLFD; from the coding sequence ATGAAGCGATCCGGCACAGCTGATTTACCATTACACTACGGTCATGTTCCATTGTGGCTTGCAGAGCGCATGGGTAAATTAGGTTTAGCTATTGTTGAGGAGATCATCAGTCATAAAGGTAAGCATGAATTTTTGAGCAGATTGAGCAATCCTTTCTGGTTTCAGAGTCTGGGTGCTGTAATGGGAATGGACTGGCATTCTTCAGGTATTACTACTTCGGTGATGGGTGCGCTCAAGCGAAGTATTAATCCGCATGCTAAAGAATTTGGTATTTATGTCTGTGGTGGAAAAGGTAAATTATCCAGACAGACTCCGCTGGAGCTTGCACGTTTTGCAGAATTCAACGGATTAGATGCTGCAGATATGGTGCGGTGCAGTAAACTGGCCGCAAAAGTAGATAATACAGCTATCCAGGATGGTTTTCAGCTTTATCAGCATAATTTTGTAGTCAGTAATGAGGGACAATGGACTGTAATTCAGCAAGGCATGAGTGATGCAAGCAGTACTGCGAGGCGTTATCATTGGCATTCAGCAGCTATACAGTCTTTTACAGAAGAGCCACATACCTTTATTTATGGACAAAACTGTGGGGAGATCCTCAATCTGACAGATAAAGCTGCACGTCCGATCAAAGAAGCGATGTTAAGTGTGCTAGCTGAAAATCCCGAACACATACTAAAGGAGGCTACTCATCTGGTTATGCCTGATCATCATGATGTACGTGCGGAAAATGTAGATCTGAAAAGACTGGGGTCTGTATTGTGGTTAGCACAGGATAATAACATTCAGCATTTTGAAGAATTATTATTGTTGAAAGGAATGGGGCCGCGTACCTTGCAGTCGCTTGCCCTGGTCAGCGAAGTCATACATGGCAGTCCGTCCCGATTCCGCGATCCGGCGAGATTTTCATTTGCTCACGGTGGTAAAGACGGTCACCCCTTCCCTGTCCCACTCACGGTGTATGATGATACCATACAAACCTTGCAAAATGCTATACAACGTTCCAGATTAGGAAATTCAGACAAATCGCAGGCTATTAAATCGCTTTCTCAAATTGCTAGCCGCATGGAAGAGGGATTTACACCGAATGACAACTTTGATAAAGTAATAGAAAAAGAACGTGCCGAATCCTGGAAATACGGAGGCCGGACTGTATTTGGAAAAGCAAAACCTCCCCTTCCAGCTCAACTTAATCTTTTTGATTAA